AATAAACGCACCAATCTCCGCCGACACAGTTCCTTGAATCATACTTGCTTCTGGTCGTGCGGGATTCCTCACCTTTCTCTGCATGCACCCCATATGCCTTTCAAAAGGATAAGCCCATCTCATGAACACTGGACCACAAAGCTTGATTTCTCGAACAAGATGGACAACTAAATGAACCATTATGTCGAAAAACGAAGGCGGAAAATACATCTCAAACTGGCACAGTGTTACAACTACATTAGCTTGTAGTTTGTCTAATTCCTCCGGATCAAGTACCTTATTGCATATTGTATTGAAAAACGAACAAAGTCTCGTGATGGCATCTCTTACATGCTTAGGCAAAATCCCACGAATTGCAATGGGCAACAATACTTGCATCATGACATGACAATCATGGGATTTCATTGCATGTAATTTCAATTCGGTCATACACACAAGCTTTCTTATATTCGATGAGTAGCCCTTAGGAACTTTAATTCCATAAAGACACTCTAGAAATATTCTTTTCTCAACTTTAGACAATGTGTAGCAAGCAGGGGGTAAATAGTAAGACTTACCTTTCCCCTTTCTGGCCTTTTCCTTAAGCTTTGGCCATAAATGAGGTCGAATCTTCAAGTGTTGCATGTCTCTCCGCACCTTAATGCCATCCTTCGATTTCTTATCCATGTTCAACAATGTACCCAAAATGGCCTCACACACATTTTTTTCTatgtgcattacatcgagacaatgTCTAACTGACAGATGCTTCCAATATTCCAGTTTCCAAAAGGCAGACTCCTTCCAAATtccatcttttttatttttcccagATTTTCCAAAAACCGTCTCTATGCTTTTAACACGGTTGTAAACCTCTCTTCCAGATGACGGTCTCCGAAATCTACGTTCTTCCACGTTGCCATCAAATAgagattttttcttttgataagGATGAAACCTATTTAGCCACTTTCTATGAACTGGATACACATGTTTTCTAGAATTTGGCAACCAAGTTGATTCCATATCATCTTCACAAACTGGGCATGGCATCTTTCTCTTTACC
This Spinacia oleracea cultivar Varoflay chromosome 6, BTI_SOV_V1, whole genome shotgun sequence DNA region includes the following protein-coding sequences:
- the LOC130462998 gene encoding uncharacterized protein — its product is MCPFGLAYEKIDACPNDGILYRKEFADLDKCPRCGKSRYKLPDGVMPGEGKKGPSAKLLWYLPIIPRFRRLFSIKKEAKNLKWHADKRKKDGLLRHPADSPQWKDIDEEYPEFGKEDRNLRLVLSTDGMNPFGSLSSQHSTWPVLLVIYNLPPWLCMKSKNIMLSLLIQGPKQPGNDIDVYLAPLIDDLKQMWDEGISVFDAYGDEIFTLRAMLFCAINDYPAYGNLSGYKVKRKMPCPVCEDDMESTWLPNSRKHVYPVHRKWLNRFHPYQKKKSLFDGNVEERRFRRPSSGREVYNRVKSIETVFGKSGKNKKDGIWKESAFWKLEYWKHLSVRHCLDVMHIEKNVCEAILGTLLNMDKKSKDGIKVRRDMQHLKIRPHLWPKLKEKARKGKGKSYYLPPACYTLSKVEKRIFLECLYGIKVPKGYSSNIRKLVCMTELKLHAMKSHDCHVMMQVLLPIAIRGILPKHVRDAITRLCSFFNTICNKVLDPEELDKLQANVVVTLCQFEMYFPPSFFDIMVHLVVHLVREIKLCGPVFMRWAYPFERHMGCMQRKVRNPARPEASMIQGTVSAEIGAFIAEYMSRAEPIGLPKSRHEGRIEGKGTIGA